From a region of the Ovis aries strain OAR_USU_Benz2616 breed Rambouillet chromosome 2, ARS-UI_Ramb_v3.0, whole genome shotgun sequence genome:
- the LOC114112797 gene encoding protein POLR1D-like: MEEDQELERKAIEELLKEAKRGKTRAETMGPMGWMKCPLAGTNERFLINTIKNTLPSHEKQDHEQKEDSKEPAKSQSQKEEGRQKHRSHPYKHSVHARRSPPGKRGKRGGHEKSQTRSSKR, translated from the coding sequence ATGGAAGAGGACCAGGAGCTggagaggaaagcaatagaagaGCTGCTGAAAGAGGCAAAACGTGGGAAAACAAGAGCAGAAACAATGGGACcaatgggctggatgaagtgtcCTCTTGCCGGGACAAATGAAAGATTTCTAATTAACACAATTAAGAACACCCTGCCCTCCCACGAAAAGCAAGACCACGAACAAAAAGAGGACAGCAAGGAACCGGCGAaaagccagagccagaaggaggAAGGGCGCCAGAAGCACCGGTCTCACCCGTACAAGCACAGCGTCCACGCCCGGCGCTCGCCGCCCGGGAAGCGAGGGAAGCGCGGCGGCCACGAGAAGTCGCAGACGCGGTCCAGCAAGCGGTGA